In a genomic window of Anomalospiza imberbis isolate Cuckoo-Finch-1a 21T00152 chromosome 5, ASM3175350v1, whole genome shotgun sequence:
- the NCF4 gene encoding neutrophil cytosol factor 4 isoform X2 — MSLPRQLREKSDFDQLPDDVPVSANIADIEEKKGFTNYYMFVIEVKLKGGGRYLIFRRYREFYALHTKLEEKYGPESNNSPFTCTLPVLPGKVFVGAKKEIAENRIPILNVYIKNLLCLPAWVLMDEDVRLFFYHSTFDGEQVPHRLRRLRPRTRRIKSISDQVPVFDRTAAPRAEALFDFPGTNKLELRFKKGDLIYLLSKVNKDWLEGTADGATGIFPCAFVKIIKDLPQQEDTVNKVRCYYYDETVSTIRDISVEEDLSSIPSFKDLMELMRQEFNQDDIVLNYRDPDGDLIRLLSDQDVELMVSQSRSRPSEKHFFPWKLHITHKDDLGVYNTSPGTGAPQTLGAM, encoded by the exons ATGTCTCTTCCCCGACAGCTGCGAGAAAAGAG TGATTTTGACCAGCTTCCAGATGATGTACCTGTTTCAGCTAATATTGCAGATATTGAAGAGAAGAAAGGCTTTACTAATTACTAT ATGTTTGTCATTGAAGTAAAGCTTAAAGGTGGTGGCAGATACCTGATTTTCCGGCGCTATCGTGAGTTCTATGCCCTGCACACCAAACTAGAGGAGAAATATGGGCCAGAGAGCAATAACAGCCCATTTACCTGCACACTCCCTGTACTGCCAG GAAAAGTTTTTGTTGGTGCCAAAAAGGAAATTGCTGAGAACAGGATTCCTATCCTAAATGTCTACATTAAG AACCTACTCTGCCTCCCTGCTTGGGTGTTGATGGATGAGGACGTTCGGCTGTTCTTCTACCACTCAACCTTTGATGGTGAGCAGGTGCCTCACAGACTGAGACGGCTTCGCCCACGGACACGCCGAAT TAAGAGCATTTCAGATCAAGTGCCTGTTTTTGACCGCACCGCAGCTCCACGAGCTGAG GCACTATTTGATTTTCCTGGAACCAATAAACTGGAACTCAGATTCAAGAAGGGAGATTTGATCTATCTACTCAGCAAAGTAAACAAAGACTGGTTGGAG GGAACTGCTGATGGTGCCACTGGGATTTTCCCATGTGCTTTTGTGAAGATCATAAAAGATTTACCACAACAGGAAGACACAGTTAATAAAGTTCGCTGTTATTACTATGACGAGACTGTGAGCACCATCAG GGATATCTCAGTGGAAGAGGATCTGAGCAGCATTCCATCATTCAAAGACCTAATGGAATTGATGAG GCAGGAGTTTAACCAAGATGACATTGTTTTGAATTACCGGGACCCTGATGGTGATCTGATCCGCTTGCTCTCTGATCAGGATGTTGAACTCATGGTGTCTCAGAGCAGAAGTCGTCCCTCTGAGAAGCACTTTTTCCCTTGGAAGTTGCACATCACTCACAAAGATGACTTGGGTGTCTACAACACCAGTCCAGGAACAGGTGCTCCTCAAACATTAGGAGCAATGTAA
- the NCF4 gene encoding neutrophil cytosol factor 4 isoform X3, translating into MFVIEVKLKGGGRYLIFRRYREFYALHTKLEEKYGPESNNSPFTCTLPVLPGKVFVGAKKEIAENRIPILNVYIKNLLCLPAWVLMDEDVRLFFYHSTFDGEQVPHRLRRLRPRTRRIKSISDQVPVFDRTAAPRAEALFDFPGTNKLELRFKKGDLIYLLSKVNKDWLEGTADGATGIFPCAFVKIIKDLPQQEDTVNKVRCYYYDETVSTIRDISVEEDLSSIPSFKDLMELMRQEFNQDDIVLNYRDPDGDLIRLLSDQDVELMVSQSRSRPSEKHFFPWKLHITHKDDLGVYNTSPGTGAPQTLGAM; encoded by the exons ATGTTTGTCATTGAAGTAAAGCTTAAAGGTGGTGGCAGATACCTGATTTTCCGGCGCTATCGTGAGTTCTATGCCCTGCACACCAAACTAGAGGAGAAATATGGGCCAGAGAGCAATAACAGCCCATTTACCTGCACACTCCCTGTACTGCCAG GAAAAGTTTTTGTTGGTGCCAAAAAGGAAATTGCTGAGAACAGGATTCCTATCCTAAATGTCTACATTAAG AACCTACTCTGCCTCCCTGCTTGGGTGTTGATGGATGAGGACGTTCGGCTGTTCTTCTACCACTCAACCTTTGATGGTGAGCAGGTGCCTCACAGACTGAGACGGCTTCGCCCACGGACACGCCGAAT TAAGAGCATTTCAGATCAAGTGCCTGTTTTTGACCGCACCGCAGCTCCACGAGCTGAG GCACTATTTGATTTTCCTGGAACCAATAAACTGGAACTCAGATTCAAGAAGGGAGATTTGATCTATCTACTCAGCAAAGTAAACAAAGACTGGTTGGAG GGAACTGCTGATGGTGCCACTGGGATTTTCCCATGTGCTTTTGTGAAGATCATAAAAGATTTACCACAACAGGAAGACACAGTTAATAAAGTTCGCTGTTATTACTATGACGAGACTGTGAGCACCATCAG GGATATCTCAGTGGAAGAGGATCTGAGCAGCATTCCATCATTCAAAGACCTAATGGAATTGATGAG GCAGGAGTTTAACCAAGATGACATTGTTTTGAATTACCGGGACCCTGATGGTGATCTGATCCGCTTGCTCTCTGATCAGGATGTTGAACTCATGGTGTCTCAGAGCAGAAGTCGTCCCTCTGAGAAGCACTTTTTCCCTTGGAAGTTGCACATCACTCACAAAGATGACTTGGGTGTCTACAACACCAGTCCAGGAACAGGTGCTCCTCAAACATTAGGAGCAATGTAA